One Mycolicibacterium pulveris genomic region harbors:
- a CDS encoding shikimate kinase — MAPKAVLVGLPGSGKSTIGRRLAKALDLTLIDTDAAIEEKTGRTIAEIFAADGEQEFRRIEEEVIRDALRSHDGVLSLGGGAVTTEGVRDALKGHTVIYLEISAAEGVRRTGGSTVRPLLAGGDRAEKFKALMSQRVPLYRRVATMRVNTNRRNPGAVVRHIVNQLENPGAPEPPRRRRRPPWRRGPSSLTAELSTEAPPSPAALAARNQKAHHRD; from the coding sequence ATGGCGCCCAAAGCGGTACTGGTGGGCCTGCCCGGGTCGGGTAAGTCGACCATCGGGCGCCGCCTCGCCAAGGCGCTGGATCTCACGCTGATCGACACCGACGCCGCGATCGAGGAGAAGACCGGCCGCACCATCGCCGAGATCTTCGCCGCCGACGGCGAGCAGGAATTCCGCCGCATCGAGGAAGAGGTCATCCGCGACGCGTTGCGGTCCCACGACGGGGTGCTGTCACTCGGCGGTGGCGCGGTCACCACCGAGGGGGTGCGCGACGCGCTGAAGGGGCACACCGTCATCTACCTGGAGATCAGCGCCGCAGAGGGGGTGCGCCGCACCGGCGGCAGCACCGTGCGCCCGCTGCTGGCCGGCGGCGACCGCGCCGAGAAGTTCAAAGCGTTGATGTCCCAACGTGTTCCGTTGTACCGACGGGTTGCCACCATGCGGGTCAACACCAATCGGCGCAACCCCGGCGCCGTCGTGCGCCACATCGTGAACCAGTTGGAGAACCCCGGTGCCCCCGAACCGCCACGCCGTCGGCGCCGGCCGCCGTGGCGGCGCGGACCCTCCTCGTTGACGGCAGAACTGAGCACCGAGGCGCCGCCGTCGCCCGCCGCGCTCGCCGCTCGCAACCAGAAGGCCCACCACCGTGACTGA
- a CDS encoding M24 family metallopeptidase, whose translation MTISQRRARLRERLAAADLDAMLVSSLVNVRYLSGFTGSNAALLVRADDDTPVLATDGRYRTQAAAQVPDAEIVIERACAPHLAGRAAADGVRRLGFESHVVTVDGHTALAKAAGENVELVRAAGTVEALREVKDAGEVAVLRLACEAADAALAELVERGGLRPGRTEKEVRRELEALMLDHGADGPSFETIVAAGPNSAIPHHRPTDAVLAAGDFVKIDFGALVSGYHSDMTRTFVLAPVAQWQRDIYALVAAAQRAGREALVPGTPLRDVDAAARQVIADAGHADNFGHGLGHGVGLQIHEAPGIGAASAGTLLAGSVVTVEPGVYLPDRGGVRIEDTLVVGESGTPDLLTRFPKELAIL comes from the coding sequence GTGACTATTTCACAGCGCAGGGCGCGGTTGCGCGAGCGGCTTGCCGCCGCCGATCTCGACGCCATGCTGGTTTCGAGTCTGGTCAACGTGCGCTACCTGAGCGGGTTCACCGGATCCAACGCGGCGCTGCTGGTCCGGGCCGACGACGACACACCGGTGCTGGCCACCGACGGGCGCTACCGCACCCAGGCGGCCGCGCAGGTCCCCGACGCCGAAATCGTCATCGAGCGGGCCTGCGCGCCGCACCTGGCGGGGCGGGCCGCCGCGGACGGGGTGCGACGGCTGGGTTTCGAAAGCCACGTGGTGACGGTCGACGGGCACACCGCGCTGGCCAAAGCGGCAGGTGAGAACGTCGAGCTGGTGCGCGCCGCGGGCACGGTGGAGGCGCTGCGCGAGGTCAAGGACGCCGGCGAGGTCGCGGTGCTGCGGCTGGCCTGCGAGGCGGCCGACGCCGCGCTGGCCGAGCTCGTCGAGCGCGGCGGGCTGCGGCCGGGGCGCACGGAAAAGGAGGTGCGCCGCGAGCTGGAGGCGCTGATGCTCGATCACGGCGCCGACGGCCCGTCGTTCGAGACCATCGTGGCCGCCGGCCCGAACTCGGCGATCCCGCATCACCGGCCCACCGACGCGGTGCTGGCCGCCGGCGACTTCGTCAAGATCGACTTCGGCGCCCTGGTCAGCGGCTACCACTCCGACATGACGCGCACCTTTGTGCTGGCGCCGGTCGCGCAGTGGCAGCGCGACATCTACGCGCTGGTCGCCGCGGCGCAGCGCGCCGGGCGCGAGGCGCTGGTCCCCGGCACCCCGTTGCGCGACGTCGACGCCGCGGCACGGCAGGTCATCGCCGACGCCGGCCATGCGGACAACTTCGGTCACGGCCTCGGCCACGGGGTGGGGCTGCAGATCCACGAAGCGCCCGGAATCGGTGCCGCGTCCGCCGGTACACTGCTTGCTGGCTCTGTGGTAACCGTGGAGCCCGGTGTCTATCTGCCCGACCGTGGTGGCGTCCGCATCGAGGACACGCTGGTCGTTGGCGAATCGGGCACACCCGACTTGCTCACCCGGTTCCCCAAGGAACTGGCGATCCTCTGA
- the efp gene encoding elongation factor P, protein MATTADFKNGLVLVIDGQLWQIVEFQHVKPGKGPAFVRTKLKNVVSGKTVDKTYNAGVKVETATVDRRDATYLYRDGTDFVFMDAEDYEQHPLPESMVGDAAEFLLESMPVQIAFHDGTALYLELPVTVELEVTHTEPGLQGDRSSAGTKPATVETGAEIQVPLFINTGDKLKIDTRDGSYLGRVNA, encoded by the coding sequence GTGGCAACGACTGCAGACTTCAAGAACGGCCTCGTGCTGGTGATCGACGGCCAACTGTGGCAGATCGTCGAGTTCCAGCACGTCAAACCCGGCAAGGGCCCGGCGTTCGTGCGGACCAAGCTGAAGAACGTGGTGTCGGGCAAGACGGTCGACAAGACCTACAACGCGGGGGTGAAGGTCGAAACCGCCACGGTGGACCGGCGCGATGCGACCTACCTCTACCGCGACGGCACCGATTTCGTGTTCATGGACGCCGAGGACTACGAGCAGCACCCGCTGCCCGAGTCGATGGTCGGCGACGCCGCCGAGTTCCTGCTGGAGAGCATGCCGGTGCAGATCGCCTTCCACGATGGCACGGCGCTGTACCTCGAGCTGCCGGTCACGGTGGAACTCGAGGTCACCCACACCGAGCCCGGGCTGCAGGGCGATCGCTCCAGCGCGGGCACCAAGCCGGCCACCGTCGAAACCGGCGCCGAGATCCAGGTGCCGTTGTTCATCAACACCGGCGACAAGCTCAAGATCGATACCCGCGACGGCAGTTACCTAGGAAGGGTGAATGCCTGA
- the aroQ gene encoding type II 3-dehydroquinate dehydratase, giving the protein MTTVLVLNGPNLGRLGRREPEVYGSVSYEDLVLLVERQAEELGLKAVVRQSDSEAELLRFVHAAADAGDPVILNAGALTHTSIALRDACAELRAPLIEVHISNVHKREEFRHHSYLSAVATGVIVGLGVHGYLLALRYLASLGAEGRSSVEGTE; this is encoded by the coding sequence ATGACCACCGTTTTGGTCCTCAACGGGCCCAACCTCGGCAGGCTGGGCCGCCGCGAGCCCGAGGTGTACGGCTCGGTCAGCTACGAGGACCTGGTGTTGCTGGTCGAACGCCAAGCCGAGGAGCTGGGTCTGAAAGCCGTTGTGCGGCAAAGCGACAGCGAGGCCGAGCTGCTGCGCTTCGTCCACGCTGCCGCTGACGCCGGGGACCCCGTGATCCTCAACGCCGGTGCGCTGACACACACCTCGATCGCGCTGCGCGATGCCTGCGCTGAGCTACGCGCACCGCTGATCGAGGTGCACATCTCCAATGTCCACAAGCGCGAAGAGTTTCGGCATCACTCCTACCTCAGCGCGGTGGCGACCGGCGTCATCGTCGGGTTGGGTGTGCACGGCTACCTGCTCGCCTTGCGGTACCTGGCCAGCCTCGGCGCAGAAGGCCGTTCGTCGGTGGAGGGCACCGAGTAG
- a CDS encoding B-4DMT family transporter, whose translation MSKWLLRGLVFATLMVIVRLLQGAMINAWETKAGLISVVLVVAFAITVFVWGVIDGRADARANPDPDRRGDLAMTWLLAGLFAGVVSGLVAWFISLFYTTLYVEALINEVTTFAAFTALLVFLMAIAGVALGRWLIDRKADQTPHLHHGDDDRADTDVFAAVGHPGAQETSEIPTTEERRQDQP comes from the coding sequence ATGAGTAAGTGGTTGCTGCGCGGACTGGTGTTCGCGACCCTGATGGTGATCGTGCGATTGCTGCAGGGAGCGATGATCAACGCGTGGGAAACCAAGGCGGGTCTGATCAGCGTCGTGCTGGTCGTGGCGTTCGCGATCACCGTGTTCGTCTGGGGTGTGATCGACGGCCGCGCCGACGCCAGGGCCAACCCCGACCCGGACCGCCGCGGCGACCTGGCGATGACGTGGCTGCTGGCCGGGCTGTTCGCCGGTGTGGTCAGCGGGCTGGTGGCCTGGTTCATCTCGCTGTTCTACACGACGCTCTATGTCGAGGCGCTGATCAACGAGGTCACCACGTTCGCGGCGTTCACCGCGCTGCTGGTGTTCCTGATGGCCATCGCCGGTGTTGCGCTGGGCCGCTGGCTCATCGACCGCAAGGCCGACCAGACGCCGCACCTGCACCACGGCGACGACGACCGCGCGGACACCGACGTGTTCGCCGCCGTCGGCCACCCCGGCGCCCAGGAGACCTCCGAGATCCCGACCACCGAAGAACGTCGCCAGGACCAACCCTGA
- the aroC gene encoding chorismate synthase, whose protein sequence is MLRWTTAGESHGRALVAVLEGMVAGVQLTTDDIAAQLARRRLGYGRGARMKFEQDEVTMLAGVRHGVTLGGPIAIQIGNTEWPKWETVMAPDPVDPAALQDSARNAPLTRPRPGHADYAGMLKYGFDDARPVLERASARETAARVVAGTVAKQFLKQALGIDVLSHIISIGASAPYEGPPPQMSDLAAIDASPVRAYAEEAEKSMIAEIEAAKKDGDTLGGVVEVVAHNLPVGLGSFTSGDNRLDSQLAGAVMGIQAIKGVEIGDGFETARRRGSVAHDEIYPGADGVVRSTNRAGGLEGGMTNGQPLRVRAAMKPISTVPRALATVDMATGEEAAAIHQRSDVCAVPAAGVVVETMVALVLARAALQKFGGDSLSETRANIDNYLRTVREREPSAQSVQASG, encoded by the coding sequence GTGTTGCGATGGACCACAGCTGGTGAATCCCACGGCCGCGCCCTGGTGGCCGTGCTCGAGGGCATGGTTGCCGGCGTGCAGCTCACCACCGATGACATCGCAGCTCAGCTTGCCCGGCGCCGGCTCGGCTACGGCCGCGGCGCCCGGATGAAGTTCGAACAGGACGAGGTCACGATGCTGGCCGGGGTGCGCCACGGCGTCACGCTCGGCGGCCCCATCGCGATCCAGATCGGCAACACCGAGTGGCCGAAGTGGGAGACCGTGATGGCGCCGGACCCCGTCGACCCCGCCGCGCTGCAAGACTCCGCGCGCAACGCGCCGCTGACCCGGCCCCGGCCCGGGCACGCCGACTACGCGGGCATGCTCAAGTACGGCTTCGACGACGCCCGCCCCGTGCTGGAACGCGCCAGCGCCCGCGAGACGGCGGCCCGCGTCGTCGCGGGCACCGTCGCCAAGCAGTTCCTCAAGCAGGCGCTCGGCATCGACGTGCTGTCCCACATCATCTCCATCGGCGCGTCGGCGCCATATGAGGGACCGCCGCCGCAGATGTCGGACCTGGCCGCCATCGACGCCAGCCCGGTGCGCGCGTATGCCGAGGAGGCGGAAAAGTCCATGATCGCCGAGATCGAGGCCGCCAAGAAGGATGGCGACACGCTCGGCGGCGTCGTCGAGGTGGTGGCGCACAACCTGCCGGTCGGGCTGGGCTCGTTCACCAGCGGCGACAACCGGCTCGACAGCCAGCTGGCCGGCGCGGTGATGGGCATCCAGGCGATCAAGGGGGTCGAGATCGGCGACGGCTTCGAGACCGCGCGCCGCCGCGGCAGCGTCGCCCACGACGAGATCTATCCCGGCGCCGACGGTGTCGTGCGCTCCACGAACCGGGCCGGCGGCCTGGAGGGCGGCATGACCAACGGCCAGCCGCTGCGGGTGCGGGCGGCGATGAAGCCGATCTCCACCGTGCCGCGCGCGCTGGCGACGGTCGACATGGCCACCGGTGAGGAGGCCGCCGCGATCCACCAGCGCTCGGACGTGTGTGCGGTGCCCGCCGCAGGCGTGGTGGTCGAGACCATGGTGGCGCTGGTGCTGGCGCGGGCCGCGCTGCAGAAGTTCGGCGGCGACTCGCTGTCCGAGACGCGGGCCAATATCGACAACTATCTGCGCACGGTGCGCGAGCGCGAACCGTCGGCGCAGTCGGTGCAGGCGTCGGGATGA
- the aroB gene encoding 3-dehydroquinate synthase: MTEPVTVEVHVDPPYPVIIGTGLLTELEQRMQGRHRVAILHQPALARTAEAIRITLADNGIDAHRIEIPDAEKGKDLPVVGFIWEVLGRIGVGRKDAIISLGGGAATDVAGFAAATWLRGIDIVHVPTTLLAMVDAAVGGKTGINTDAGKNLVGAFHQPAAVLVDLATLETLPRNELVAGMAEIVKAGFIADPVILDMIEADPEAALDPKSEMLAELIRRAIAVKAEVVAADEKESQLREILNYGHTLAHAIERRERYQWRHGAAVSVGLVFAAELGRLAGRLDDDTAARHRSILSALGLPVRYDADALPQLLEYMAGDKKTRAGVLRFVVLDGLGKPGRLEGPDPALLAAAYAEIAEGARP, encoded by the coding sequence GTGACTGAACCCGTCACCGTAGAAGTACACGTCGATCCGCCGTATCCGGTGATCATCGGCACCGGTCTGCTCACCGAGCTCGAACAGCGGATGCAGGGGAGGCACAGAGTCGCCATCCTGCACCAGCCGGCGCTGGCGCGAACCGCAGAAGCTATCCGAATAACGCTGGCCGACAATGGAATCGACGCGCACCGGATCGAGATTCCCGACGCCGAAAAGGGCAAGGATCTTCCGGTCGTCGGGTTCATCTGGGAAGTGCTGGGCCGCATCGGGGTCGGCCGCAAGGATGCGATCATCAGCCTGGGCGGGGGAGCGGCCACCGACGTCGCCGGGTTCGCCGCGGCCACCTGGCTGCGCGGCATCGACATCGTGCACGTCCCGACCACCCTGCTGGCCATGGTCGACGCCGCGGTCGGCGGCAAGACCGGCATCAACACCGACGCCGGCAAGAACCTGGTGGGCGCTTTCCATCAGCCCGCCGCCGTCCTCGTCGACCTGGCGACGCTGGAAACGTTGCCGCGCAACGAGTTGGTCGCGGGCATGGCCGAGATCGTCAAGGCCGGGTTCATCGCCGACCCGGTGATCCTCGACATGATCGAGGCCGACCCCGAGGCGGCGCTGGATCCGAAGAGCGAGATGCTCGCGGAGTTGATCCGGCGGGCTATCGCCGTCAAGGCCGAGGTGGTGGCCGCCGACGAGAAGGAGTCGCAACTTCGCGAGATCCTCAACTACGGCCACACGCTGGCCCACGCCATCGAACGCCGGGAGCGTTATCAGTGGCGCCACGGCGCCGCGGTGTCGGTGGGGCTGGTGTTCGCCGCCGAACTGGGCCGGCTCGCCGGGCGTCTCGACGACGACACCGCCGCGCGGCACCGGTCGATTCTGAGCGCGTTGGGGCTGCCGGTGCGCTACGACGCCGACGCGCTGCCGCAGCTGCTGGAGTACATGGCCGGCGACAAGAAGACCCGTGCGGGCGTGCTGCGGTTCGTCGTGCTCGACGGGCTCGGTAAGCCGGGGCGTTTGGAGGGCCCGGATCCGGCACTGCTGGCGGCGGCCTACGCCGAGATCGCGGAAGGAGCGCGCCCATGA
- the nusB gene encoding transcription antitermination factor NusB has translation MPDRRPDRGRHQARKRAVDLLFEAEARKITPAEAADARNALADKQSDVAPLNPYTVKVAYGVTEHAAHIDDLISAHLQGWTLDRLPAVDRAILRVAVWELLHADDVPEPVAVDEAVELAKRLSTDDSPGFINGVLGQVMLVTPQIRAAAQAVRDNSDGDGDGDAE, from the coding sequence ATGCCTGATCGTCGGCCCGACCGTGGCCGCCATCAGGCCCGCAAACGCGCCGTAGACCTGCTGTTCGAGGCCGAAGCCAGAAAGATCACCCCTGCCGAGGCGGCCGATGCGCGAAATGCCCTGGCAGACAAACAATCCGATGTCGCGCCACTCAACCCGTACACGGTGAAGGTGGCGTACGGAGTCACCGAGCACGCCGCACACATCGACGATTTGATCTCGGCGCATCTACAGGGCTGGACGCTGGACCGGCTACCCGCCGTGGACCGCGCGATCCTGCGGGTGGCCGTGTGGGAACTGCTGCACGCCGACGACGTTCCCGAACCGGTGGCCGTCGACGAGGCCGTCGAACTCGCCAAGCGGCTATCCACCGACGACTCACCGGGTTTCATCAACGGCGTGCTGGGCCAGGTGATGCTCGTGACCCCGCAGATCCGCGCCGCCGCGCAGGCCGTGCGCGACAACAGCGACGGCGACGGGGACGGCGACGCGGAGTAG